In one window of Streptomyces roseofulvus DNA:
- a CDS encoding ATP-grasp domain-containing protein — MNRQSQRPPAVIVMSDLAALARQHRLITDIAERGLAPLVVVGPTTDLAKLTGHIEDPAHPLSRIRAVRQFPDAVIAGVLASVQDWIADYDIRGVICSGEVFVDPCGVLSDALGLPGPGAWAARVCRDKVMQRVVLRDHGPAWRAFAPHQRESATADAYPAVVKPAGRMFSSGVVRVENDEELRAALTAYEPDETILVEELVTGPEFSVEALVHRGELLWSGVTAKLTNEDDSPYFTEIGHTSPADLPLAHSDALVAANAAILKALRFDSGITHAEFRLRDGQPVLMEIAARLPGDAITMMWHLATGRPIEPAIVDLALGVRPDYPAPTRRAVQRFVEHTPGRLTDVRYEGEPVSWIVDDAVWPLVEATTPDAPARCASVMVALARGSRLGALHDSSGRSAYVVADLPWDADPVAEVRAYTDRVELTIEPDPA, encoded by the coding sequence TTGAACCGTCAGAGCCAACGTCCGCCCGCCGTGATCGTCATGAGCGACCTGGCGGCCCTCGCCCGCCAGCACCGCCTGATCACCGACATCGCGGAGCGCGGGCTGGCGCCGCTGGTCGTCGTCGGCCCCACCACCGACCTGGCGAAGCTGACCGGACACATCGAGGACCCGGCCCACCCGCTGTCGCGGATCCGGGCCGTCCGCCAGTTCCCGGACGCCGTGATCGCCGGGGTCCTGGCGTCCGTGCAGGACTGGATAGCGGACTACGACATCCGCGGGGTGATCTGCAGCGGCGAGGTCTTCGTCGACCCCTGCGGGGTGCTCTCCGACGCGCTCGGCCTGCCGGGTCCCGGCGCCTGGGCGGCCCGGGTCTGCCGCGACAAGGTCATGCAGCGGGTCGTCCTCCGGGACCACGGCCCCGCCTGGCGGGCCTTCGCCCCCCATCAGCGGGAGTCCGCGACCGCCGACGCGTACCCCGCCGTCGTCAAGCCGGCCGGCCGGATGTTCAGCTCCGGCGTCGTCCGGGTCGAGAACGACGAGGAGCTGCGGGCCGCGCTCACCGCCTACGAGCCGGACGAGACGATCCTCGTGGAGGAACTGGTCACCGGGCCCGAGTTCTCCGTCGAGGCCCTCGTCCACCGCGGCGAACTGCTGTGGAGCGGCGTCACCGCCAAGCTCACCAACGAGGACGACAGCCCCTACTTCACCGAGATCGGCCACACCAGCCCGGCCGACCTGCCGCTCGCCCACTCGGACGCGCTCGTCGCCGCCAACGCCGCGATCCTCAAGGCGCTGCGCTTCGACAGCGGCATCACCCACGCCGAGTTCCGGCTGCGCGACGGCCAGCCGGTCCTCATGGAGATCGCCGCCCGGCTCCCCGGCGACGCCATCACGATGATGTGGCACCTCGCCACCGGCCGCCCCATCGAGCCGGCCATCGTCGACCTCGCCCTCGGCGTGCGCCCCGACTACCCGGCCCCCACCCGCCGGGCCGTCCAGCGCTTCGTCGAGCACACGCCCGGCCGGCTGACGGACGTCCGCTACGAGGGCGAGCCGGTCTCCTGGATCGTCGACGACGCCGTCTGGCCCCTCGTCGAGGCCACCACCCCGGACGCCCCCGCCCGTTGCGCCTCGGTCATGGTCGCCCTCGCCCGCGGCTCCCGCCTCGGCGCCCTCCACGACTCGTCCGGCCGCTCGGCCTACGTCGTCGCGGACCTGCCGTGGGACGCCGACCCGGTCGCGGAGGTCCGCGCCTACACGGACCGCGTCGAGCTGACCATCGAGCCCGACCCCGCCTGA
- a CDS encoding pyridoxal phosphate-dependent aminotransferase — translation MTFRQSSKLKDVCYEIRGPVVDQANALEEAGHSVLRLNTGNPAPFGFEVPEEILQDIIRNLPNAHGYSDSRGILPARRAVMQYYQQRGVTGVTVDDVYLGNGASELIQMAVQALVDDGDEVLVPMPDYPLWTAVVRFAGGRPVHYLCDEEADWFPDLDDIASKITDRTKAIVVINPNNPTGAVYSKELLEGILELARRHGLMVLADEIYDKILYDDAEHHCLAALSDDVLTLTFNGLSKSYRVAGFRSGWLVVSGPKGRATDYLEGLTMLAGMRLCPNVPAQYAVQAALGGRQSIHDLTLPNGRLTEQRDVAWRALNEIPGVSCVKPKGALYAFAKLDPEVHKIVDDERLVLDLLLREKIHIVQGTGFNWHRPDHFRFVTLPRADDLETAINRIGRFLSTYRQ, via the coding sequence ATGACGTTTCGACAGTCCAGCAAGTTGAAGGACGTGTGCTACGAGATCCGTGGCCCGGTCGTCGACCAGGCCAACGCCCTGGAGGAGGCGGGTCACAGCGTCCTGCGGCTGAACACCGGCAATCCGGCGCCGTTCGGCTTCGAGGTGCCGGAGGAGATCCTCCAGGACATCATCCGCAACCTGCCCAACGCGCACGGCTACAGCGATTCCCGGGGCATCCTGCCGGCCCGGCGCGCGGTCATGCAGTACTACCAGCAGCGCGGCGTCACGGGCGTGACCGTGGACGACGTCTACCTGGGCAACGGCGCCTCCGAGCTGATCCAGATGGCCGTGCAGGCGCTGGTCGACGACGGCGACGAGGTCCTGGTGCCGATGCCCGACTACCCCCTGTGGACGGCGGTGGTGCGGTTCGCCGGCGGCCGGCCCGTGCACTACCTGTGCGACGAGGAGGCGGACTGGTTCCCCGACCTCGACGACATCGCGTCGAAGATCACCGACCGCACCAAGGCCATCGTCGTCATCAACCCCAACAACCCCACGGGCGCGGTCTATTCGAAGGAGCTCCTGGAGGGCATCCTCGAACTCGCCCGCCGCCACGGCCTGATGGTGCTCGCCGACGAGATCTACGACAAGATCCTCTACGACGACGCCGAGCACCACTGCCTCGCCGCGCTGAGCGACGACGTGCTGACGCTCACCTTCAACGGCCTCTCCAAGTCCTACCGGGTGGCCGGCTTCCGCAGCGGCTGGCTGGTCGTCTCCGGCCCCAAGGGGCGGGCCACGGACTACCTGGAGGGCCTGACCATGCTGGCCGGCATGCGCCTGTGCCCCAATGTGCCGGCCCAGTACGCCGTCCAGGCCGCGCTCGGCGGCCGCCAGTCCATCCACGACCTGACGCTGCCGAACGGCCGGCTCACCGAGCAGCGCGACGTCGCCTGGCGGGCGCTGAACGAGATCCCGGGCGTGAGCTGCGTCAAGCCCAAGGGCGCCCTGTACGCCTTCGCCAAGCTGGACCCGGAGGTGCACAAGATCGTCGACGACGAGCGGCTCGTCCTCGACCTGCTGCTGCGCGAGAAGATCCACATCGTCCAGGGCACCGGCTTCAACTGGCACCGCCCGGACCACTTCCGCTTCGTCACGCTGCCCCGCGCCGACGACCTGGAGACCGCGATCAACCGCATCGGCCGCTTCCTCTCGACCTACCGCCAGTAG
- the ectB gene encoding diaminobutyrate--2-oxoglutarate transaminase, producing the protein MNASRLESEVRSYSRNWPVVFDQARGSRLTDRDDRVYLDFFAGASALNYGHNHPVLKRALLDYLERDGIAHSLDMLTVAKEDFLREFGARVLGPRGLDYRVQFPGPTGTNSVEAALKLARKVTGRHTVVAFTGAFHGMSLGSLAVTGNASKRGGAGVPLGHTWRLPYDGFAGGEVSGLKLLDSMLDDRSSGMELPAAVIVETVQGEGGVNPAGHTWLADLAELCERRGILLVVDDIQMGCGRTGPFFSFEAAGITPDIVCLSKSLSGYGLPMALTLFRTELDVWRPGEHNGTFRGNNPAFVTAAAALREFWADSALEKQTEVRGAHFEERLGDLAQRYPAQVSARRGRGLAWGLAFREAEVARGVADAAFARGLLVETSGSDDEVVKLLPPLTATDEELSEGLGILGESVAATVDA; encoded by the coding sequence ATGAACGCCTCCCGCCTCGAATCCGAGGTCCGCAGCTACAGCCGGAACTGGCCCGTGGTCTTCGACCAGGCCCGCGGCAGCCGGCTCACCGACCGTGACGACCGCGTCTACCTGGACTTCTTCGCGGGCGCGAGCGCCCTCAACTACGGTCACAACCATCCCGTGTTGAAGCGGGCGCTGCTCGACTACCTGGAGCGGGACGGGATCGCGCACAGCCTGGACATGCTGACGGTGGCGAAGGAGGACTTCCTCCGCGAGTTCGGGGCGCGGGTCCTGGGTCCGCGGGGGCTCGACTACCGGGTGCAGTTCCCCGGCCCGACCGGCACCAACAGCGTGGAGGCCGCGCTGAAGCTGGCCCGGAAGGTGACGGGGCGTCACACGGTGGTGGCCTTCACCGGTGCCTTCCACGGCATGTCGCTGGGCTCCCTGGCGGTCACCGGGAACGCGTCCAAGCGCGGCGGGGCCGGGGTGCCGCTGGGGCACACCTGGCGGCTCCCGTACGACGGCTTCGCCGGAGGCGAGGTGTCGGGTCTGAAGCTGCTCGACAGCATGCTCGACGACCGCAGCAGCGGAATGGAGCTGCCCGCCGCCGTCATCGTGGAGACGGTGCAGGGCGAGGGCGGCGTCAACCCGGCCGGGCACACCTGGCTGGCGGACCTGGCGGAGCTGTGCGAGCGGCGGGGCATCCTGCTGGTCGTGGACGACATCCAGATGGGCTGCGGGCGGACCGGGCCGTTCTTCAGCTTCGAGGCGGCCGGGATCACCCCGGACATCGTCTGCCTGTCCAAGTCCCTGAGCGGGTACGGGCTGCCGATGGCGCTGACGCTCTTCCGCACCGAGCTGGACGTCTGGCGGCCGGGCGAGCACAACGGCACGTTCCGCGGCAACAACCCCGCCTTCGTGACGGCGGCGGCGGCGCTGCGGGAGTTCTGGGCGGACAGCGCCCTGGAGAAGCAGACCGAGGTGCGGGGCGCGCACTTCGAGGAGCGGCTCGGCGACCTCGCCCAGCGGTACCCGGCGCAGGTGTCGGCCCGGCGCGGGCGCGGCCTGGCGTGGGGCCTGGCCTTCCGGGAGGCGGAGGTGGCCCGGGGGGTCGCCGACGCGGCGTTCGCCCGCGGTCTGCTGGTGGAGACCTCCGGCTCCGACGACGAGGTGGTGAAGCTGCTGCCGCCGCTCACCGCCACCGACGAGGAACTGTCCGAGGGGCTCGGCATCCTGGGCGAGTCGGTGGCCGCGACCGTGGACGCCTGA
- a CDS encoding amino acid:polyamine antiporter encodes MTEPPDAFDAATGEGSPAGAPAAATRPERAIAGRVAGGVLGAGLLVMPPVVTALAGGAGPLVWAAHVLLGGSVALVLAELVRARLGPVSLAGAAGALLGTWAERTVDGVFAVAFTAGQAAIAWFAATALLTAADGVPPAAGADGLPLALGVLAVGVAGALAPLTLPAALLRWRPWAAGALALACAVWFWPADPGPGTALAPSGLSEPGGLWLALAALFFAGVGWESVTAAVPAVGAGPRRTAAGVVLGAACVAVAYLGLAAVQGRGAGAPVAAPARWVLAVATAAVLTSYVLTNVRTAARIAARLRPAGSARRTPAPWLVLAVGAACCAFAWAGARDGGVPLLLLGPAAAALVGYALGAVAAVRHGGPPLRAAGALLLAVLAGVAVLAVPFLSGA; translated from the coding sequence GTGACGGAGCCTCCGGACGCCTTCGACGCGGCGACCGGCGAGGGGTCGCCGGCCGGCGCCCCGGCGGCGGCGACGCGGCCCGAGCGGGCGATCGCCGGCCGGGTCGCGGGCGGGGTCCTGGGTGCCGGGCTGCTGGTGATGCCGCCGGTCGTCACGGCCCTGGCGGGCGGGGCCGGCCCGCTCGTCTGGGCGGCGCACGTCCTGCTGGGCGGCTCGGTCGCCCTGGTGCTGGCGGAACTGGTCCGCGCCCGGCTCGGCCCGGTCTCCCTCGCGGGGGCGGCGGGGGCGCTGCTCGGCACCTGGGCGGAGCGGACGGTGGACGGCGTCTTCGCCGTCGCCTTCACCGCCGGGCAGGCCGCGATCGCCTGGTTCGCCGCGACGGCGCTGCTGACCGCCGCGGACGGTGTGCCGCCGGCGGCGGGGGCGGACGGGCTGCCGCTCGCCCTCGGCGTGCTCGCCGTGGGCGTGGCGGGGGCGCTGGCCCCGCTGACGCTCCCGGCGGCGCTGCTCCGGTGGCGTCCGTGGGCCGCCGGGGCGCTGGCGCTGGCGTGCGCCGTCTGGTTCTGGCCGGCCGATCCGGGGCCGGGGACGGCGCTGGCGCCGTCGGGGCTGTCGGAGCCGGGCGGCCTGTGGCTGGCGCTCGCGGCACTGTTCTTCGCCGGCGTCGGCTGGGAGTCCGTCACCGCGGCCGTCCCGGCGGTCGGGGCCGGGCCGCGGCGCACCGCCGCCGGTGTGGTCCTGGGGGCGGCGTGCGTGGCGGTCGCCTACCTGGGGCTCGCTGCGGTCCAGGGGCGGGGTGCCGGTGCCCCGGTCGCGGCGCCGGCGCGATGGGTGCTCGCCGTGGCGACGGCCGCCGTCCTGACCTCGTACGTCCTCACCAACGTCCGCACCGCGGCCCGGATCGCGGCCCGGCTGCGCCCCGCCGGGTCCGCCCGCCGCACGCCTGCCCCCTGGCTGGTCCTGGCCGTCGGCGCGGCGTGCTGCGCCTTCGCCTGGGCGGGGGCGCGGGACGGCGGCGTGCCCCTGCTGCTGCTCGGTCCCGCCGCGGCGGCGCTGGTCGGGTACGCGCTGGGCGCCGTCGCGGCCGTACGTCACGGCGGGCCGCCGCTGCGGGCCGCCGGGGCGCTGCTGCTGGCCGTGCTCGCGGGCGTGGCGGTGCTCGCCGTTCCGTTCCTGTCCGGTGCCTGA
- a CDS encoding lysine N(6)-hydroxylase/L-ornithine N(5)-oxygenase family protein: MIRCHDVLGIGFGPANLALAIALEEEGHDLDVRFLEARPGPSWQSAMMLDGSDIQNHPVRDLVSLRNPRSRYSFINYLFENGRLLDHLNLPMEFPLRKEYAQYVTWAAGHFDRLVDYGTRVTGVTLDRDGDGRPRYTVTTSAGETLQARVLVVGTGRAPYVPEPFDAVDSPRVFHLTRYLPALRELEESGVVPRRVTVVGGSQSAVELTLDLARRYPKAEVTTLVRSLTLREKDTSPFSEEGYFPGFTDYYYGASRERKDAIDRFMRLTNYSSADGDVLRELYRLIYEQRLDGEQRVFVSGSRQVRSLEVGEDGVRMSVDELNTGESEVHEADAVVLATGFRDLGPAPHQERVPALMRGLAEEFAFDAHGYLAVGPDYEVRPVAPETPPLFLNGLCESSHGIGDAGSFSLLSLRAKVIAESLRKRLP; this comes from the coding sequence GTGATCCGCTGCCACGACGTGCTCGGCATCGGCTTCGGTCCGGCCAACCTGGCCCTGGCCATCGCCCTGGAAGAAGAGGGGCACGACCTGGACGTCCGTTTCCTGGAGGCCCGCCCGGGGCCGTCCTGGCAGAGCGCGATGATGCTCGACGGCTCGGACATCCAGAACCACCCCGTGCGCGACCTGGTGTCGCTGCGCAATCCGCGCAGCCGCTACAGCTTCATCAACTACCTCTTCGAGAACGGGCGGTTGCTCGACCACCTCAACCTCCCGATGGAGTTCCCGCTGCGCAAGGAGTACGCGCAGTACGTGACCTGGGCGGCGGGTCACTTCGACCGGCTCGTCGACTACGGCACGCGCGTCACCGGCGTCACGCTCGACCGGGACGGTGACGGCCGGCCCCGCTACACGGTCACCACCTCGGCCGGGGAGACCCTCCAGGCGCGGGTCCTGGTCGTCGGCACCGGTCGCGCCCCGTACGTCCCGGAGCCCTTCGACGCGGTCGACTCGCCGCGCGTCTTCCACCTGACGCGGTACCTGCCGGCCCTGCGGGAGCTGGAGGAGTCGGGGGTGGTGCCGCGCCGGGTGACCGTGGTCGGCGGCAGCCAGAGCGCGGTGGAGCTGACGCTGGACCTCGCCCGGCGCTATCCGAAGGCCGAAGTCACCACGCTCGTAAGGTCGCTGACGCTTCGCGAGAAGGACACCAGTCCGTTCAGCGAGGAGGGGTACTTCCCCGGCTTCACCGACTACTACTACGGGGCCTCGCGGGAGCGGAAGGACGCCATCGACCGCTTCATGCGGCTGACGAACTACTCGTCCGCCGACGGCGACGTGCTGCGCGAGCTGTACCGGCTGATCTACGAGCAGCGGCTCGACGGCGAGCAGCGGGTGTTCGTCAGCGGCAGCCGGCAGGTGCGGTCCCTGGAGGTGGGCGAGGACGGCGTCCGGATGAGCGTGGACGAGCTGAACACCGGGGAGTCGGAGGTGCACGAGGCCGACGCCGTCGTGCTGGCCACCGGCTTCCGCGACCTCGGCCCGGCCCCCCACCAGGAGCGCGTCCCGGCGCTGATGCGGGGGCTCGCGGAGGAGTTCGCCTTCGACGCCCACGGCTATCTGGCCGTCGGACCGGACTACGAGGTGCGGCCGGTGGCGCCCGAGACGCCGCCGCTCTTCCTCAACGGCCTGTGCGAGTCCAGCCACGGCATCGGTGATGCCGGCTCGTTCAGCCTGCTGTCGCTGCGGGCCAAGGTCATCGCGGAGAGCCTCCGGAAGCGCCTCCCGTGA
- a CDS encoding FAD-dependent oxidoreductase, with amino-acid sequence MSDADPTGPAGGGELPAAADVVVVGAGITGAAVAHHLARRGAAVVVLEQAPRPGAAGATGSSGGMVRAYDPDPAIAPLALAGLAAYRDPALWASGRAPLRAVGAVTVADPAREAVLRAAAERINAALGTSAHVVAGPADAAGVGLAGGIALVEPEAGWVAPAEVTADWLEQARADGAVVRCGVPVRAVETRGGRPAVVTGAGTVLAGAVVSAVGPWAADPAPGLRPAAPVRSRSIQVSVVGRGPAVPDHATFVDLRTGLYAKPVGADRTLIGMPHLVWDAPVGAPPDPGHARATVAALTAHFPWLASAPYLDTIRAADAYGEPDGGGPASGLLTGTGVPRVWAVRGWNGGGVKTAPEAGRRIADAVLSDA; translated from the coding sequence GTGAGCGACGCCGACCCGACCGGTCCCGCGGGCGGCGGGGAGCTTCCCGCCGCGGCGGACGTCGTGGTGGTGGGCGCCGGGATCACCGGCGCCGCCGTCGCGCACCACCTGGCCCGCCGGGGCGCGGCCGTCGTCGTCCTGGAGCAGGCGCCCCGCCCGGGCGCCGCCGGGGCGACCGGCTCCTCCGGCGGCATGGTCCGCGCCTACGACCCCGATCCGGCGATCGCCCCGCTGGCCCTGGCCGGCCTGGCCGCCTACCGGGACCCGGCGCTCTGGGCGTCGGGGCGGGCGCCCCTGCGCGCGGTCGGCGCGGTGACCGTCGCCGACCCCGCCCGGGAGGCCGTCCTGCGGGCGGCCGCGGAGCGGATCAACGCGGCCCTCGGCACCTCGGCGCACGTGGTGGCGGGTCCCGCGGACGCGGCGGGCGTCGGGCTGGCCGGCGGGATCGCGCTGGTCGAGCCCGAGGCCGGCTGGGTCGCCCCGGCGGAGGTCACGGCGGACTGGCTGGAGCAGGCGCGCGCGGACGGCGCCGTCGTCCGCTGCGGGGTGCCCGTGCGGGCGGTGGAGACGCGCGGCGGACGCCCGGCGGTGGTCACCGGCGCGGGCACGGTGCTGGCCGGGGCCGTCGTGTCGGCGGTCGGGCCGTGGGCGGCCGACCCGGCGCCCGGGCTCCGGCCCGCCGCTCCGGTCCGCTCGCGGTCGATCCAGGTCAGCGTGGTCGGGCGCGGCCCGGCCGTGCCGGACCACGCGACCTTCGTCGACCTCAGGACCGGCCTGTACGCCAAGCCGGTCGGCGCCGACCGGACGCTGATCGGCATGCCGCACCTGGTCTGGGACGCGCCGGTCGGCGCGCCGCCGGACCCCGGGCACGCGCGGGCGACCGTCGCCGCGCTCACCGCCCACTTCCCGTGGCTCGCGTCGGCGCCGTACCTCGACACGATCCGCGCCGCCGACGCCTACGGCGAGCCGGACGGCGGCGGTCCGGCGTCCGGGCTGCTCACGGGGACCGGCGTACCGCGTGTCTGGGCGGTGCGGGGCTGGAACGGCGGCGGCGTCAAGACGGCGCCGGAGGCCGGCCGCCGCATCGCGGACGCGGTCCTGTCCGACGCCTGA
- a CDS encoding class I tRNA ligase family protein: MITRAFDRSAMSWSYEMHLQPMLSATDIEGLPFGSVFGSVPAHTASKRHAHQDGEMFIVLAGRAVVVLGDEERELGPGSVCYLSPFGFHEIRNDHDEPFDIVSVYWEHIPSAVAVLDKAPPRDRLADRTLVFCPPPTPNGGLHLGHLAGPYVRADLLVRALRSTGRDARYVTGTDDHQSYVAAAARLNGTTPEAVATAEGDGIVATLRAAGVGVDRLTRPAGDPGHADRIRALLDRVAASPAVREEERETAYCPSCDLSLHQAFARGACAHCAAASDGEICEACGRPNEARELTGVQCRICGTAAVTRPERALWLDLNAYADELREYLRVTATAPDLRILVERLLDEGLPPYRLARTTGWGVDLGEGRALDAWADLALTFLDAAKAEAEEGGPARIALFLGYDNSFYYAVLLPVLAFAAGLGEHLPAAFVTNQFLHLGDEKFSTSRGHAVWADDALDASGADAVRLALLRDAPEGRVTRITEERAGRLTEDPLYLAAHAWLDGFAELGGPGDGVVPGTGAWTDAHREFYRYLNLVTRQLDGLVLPEAFSARGYVELLESFVKRCAEFRATERVARQVPSLAEEARTSLALEYLAAKVFAALAWPVTPGLAERVWAWLGLPGEPVREADWSFLPSGTRCAAPAPASGRS, from the coding sequence ACCGCCTCGAAGCGCCACGCCCACCAGGACGGCGAGATGTTCATCGTCCTGGCCGGAAGGGCGGTCGTCGTGCTCGGCGACGAGGAGCGCGAGCTGGGGCCCGGGAGCGTCTGCTACCTGTCGCCGTTCGGCTTCCACGAGATCCGCAACGACCACGACGAGCCGTTCGACATCGTCTCGGTGTACTGGGAGCACATCCCGAGCGCCGTCGCCGTCCTCGACAAGGCTCCCCCGCGGGACCGGCTCGCCGACCGCACCCTGGTGTTCTGCCCGCCGCCCACCCCCAACGGCGGCCTCCACCTGGGCCACCTCGCCGGCCCGTACGTCCGCGCCGACCTGCTGGTGCGCGCGCTGCGCAGCACCGGCCGCGACGCGCGGTACGTCACCGGCACCGACGACCACCAGTCGTACGTGGCCGCCGCCGCCCGGCTGAACGGGACGACCCCGGAGGCCGTGGCCACGGCCGAGGGCGACGGCATCGTGGCGACGCTGCGCGCGGCAGGCGTCGGCGTCGACCGGCTCACCCGGCCCGCCGGGGACCCGGGCCACGCCGACCGGATCCGGGCGCTGCTCGACCGGGTCGCCGCGTCGCCCGCGGTACGGGAGGAGGAGCGGGAGACCGCGTACTGCCCGAGCTGCGACCTCTCCCTCCACCAGGCGTTCGCCCGCGGGGCGTGCGCGCACTGCGCGGCCGCCAGCGACGGGGAGATCTGCGAGGCGTGCGGGCGGCCCAACGAGGCCCGGGAGCTGACCGGCGTCCAGTGCCGGATCTGCGGCACGGCGGCCGTCACCCGCCCGGAGCGGGCGCTCTGGCTCGACCTGAACGCGTACGCGGACGAGCTGCGGGAGTATCTGCGGGTCACGGCCACCGCCCCCGACCTGCGGATCCTGGTCGAGCGGCTGCTCGACGAGGGGCTGCCGCCGTACCGGCTCGCCCGGACCACCGGGTGGGGCGTCGACCTCGGCGAGGGCCGGGCGCTCGACGCCTGGGCGGACCTCGCCCTCACCTTCCTGGACGCGGCGAAGGCCGAGGCCGAGGAGGGCGGACCGGCCCGGATCGCGCTCTTCCTCGGCTACGACAACAGCTTCTACTACGCGGTGCTGCTGCCGGTGCTGGCCTTCGCCGCCGGGCTGGGCGAGCACCTGCCGGCCGCGTTCGTCACCAACCAGTTCCTGCACCTGGGCGACGAGAAGTTCTCCACCAGCCGCGGTCACGCCGTGTGGGCCGACGACGCCCTCGACGCGTCGGGGGCGGACGCGGTACGGCTCGCGCTGCTGCGGGACGCCCCGGAGGGCCGGGTCACCCGGATCACCGAGGAGCGCGCCGGCCGGCTGACCGAGGACCCGCTGTACCTCGCGGCGCACGCGTGGCTCGACGGCTTCGCGGAGCTGGGCGGCCCGGGCGACGGCGTGGTGCCGGGGACGGGCGCCTGGACGGACGCGCACCGCGAGTTCTACCGGTACCTGAACCTGGTGACCCGTCAACTCGACGGTCTGGTCCTGCCGGAGGCGTTCAGCGCGCGGGGATACGTCGAGCTGCTGGAGTCCTTCGTGAAGCGGTGCGCCGAGTTCCGGGCGACGGAGCGGGTGGCCCGCCAGGTGCCGTCGCTCGCGGAGGAGGCCCGGACCAGTCTGGCGCTCGAATACCTGGCGGCCAAGGTGTTCGCCGCGCTGGCGTGGCCGGTCACGCCGGGGCTCGCCGAGCGGGTCTGGGCGTGGCTGGGCCTGCCGGGCGAGCCGGTCCGCGAGGCCGACTGGTCCTTCCTGCCCTCCGGCACCCGGTGCGCGGCGCCCGCGCCCGCGAGCGGGCGCTCGTGA